From the Rhodospirillaceae bacterium genome, one window contains:
- a CDS encoding DUF58 domain-containing protein has product MARPHIDIHHRAEELAAGLPPLLVAAERVATTVSQGVHGRRRVGQGESFWQYRHYGIGDSAQLIDWRQSARSDHVYVRENEWEAAQSVWLWRDGSNSMQYRSDDALPTKRERTDLLLLAVASLLVRGGEFVALLGSGRSPSTGRATLNQLATLFDHDDTPHVSVPSYELIARYARVVMIGDFLSPLEEIKPVIEAYSTQGIRGHMVQVLDPAEEALPFEGRVRFEGMENEGGVLIGRTESVRDEYQEVLDLHNEGLKALCASAGWSFAQHRTDHAPEPALLALFMLLSQPVGS; this is encoded by the coding sequence ATGGCTCGTCCGCATATCGATATTCATCATAGAGCAGAGGAACTAGCGGCTGGACTGCCGCCGTTGTTGGTCGCGGCGGAGCGGGTCGCGACCACGGTCTCACAAGGCGTTCACGGTCGTCGTCGGGTTGGGCAGGGTGAATCGTTTTGGCAATACCGGCATTACGGCATTGGCGATTCGGCGCAACTGATCGACTGGCGGCAATCGGCGCGGTCTGATCATGTTTACGTCCGTGAAAATGAATGGGAAGCGGCGCAAAGCGTTTGGCTGTGGCGGGATGGCTCCAACTCCATGCAATATCGCTCCGACGATGCGCTGCCGACGAAGCGGGAACGGACCGACCTATTGTTGCTGGCGGTGGCGTCGCTGTTGGTTCGCGGTGGAGAATTCGTGGCTCTTTTGGGGTCAGGCAGATCACCCTCCACGGGGCGTGCGACATTGAACCAGTTGGCGACCTTGTTCGACCACGACGACACACCCCACGTCAGTGTGCCCAGTTATGAACTTATCGCCCGCTATGCGCGGGTCGTTATGATTGGGGATTTCCTATCGCCCTTGGAAGAAATTAAGCCGGTTATTGAAGCTTATTCTACCCAAGGAATTCGCGGCCACATGGTCCAGGTGCTAGATCCTGCCGAAGAAGCCTTGCCCTTCGAAGGCCGCGTTCGGTTCGAAGGAATGGAAAACGAAGGCGGTGTTTTAATCGGTCGAACGGAATCGGTGCGCGATGAGTATCAAGAGGTGCTTGATCTCCACAACGAGGGATTAAAGGCGCTGTGTGCGTCTGCTGGATGGAGCTTTGCTCAGCATCGCACCGACCATGCGCCTGAGCCGGCACTGCTGGCCTTGTTCATGCTGTTGTCGCAACCGGTGGGGAGTTAG
- a CDS encoding DUF4159 domain-containing protein — MLALGSFSFVVPWALAGLAAIPIIWWILRVTPPAPRRVAFPPVRLLLRILNREESAAKAPWWLLLLRLLLVVCVILGAAHPLLNAADELQGDGPLILVVDDGWAAAANWKGRQNMMMGLVDQAERSARPVIILTTAPDGTKSGESTLHMLQAVEARRFVQSLQPKPWPTGRKAVLKTLVQNEALKQGKPGHVVWLSDGLAGPSTDAFVQVLGQLGKVTVVRDSADFVPVVLRPPVSKGTGLNLTAVRPMSEGTATFSLRAFGQDGRALAREPLIFADGKQTANVHLDLPPELRNRLARFDIEAQTTAASHVLVDERWRRRPVGILDREAGLSDQPLLSGHYYLRRALNPFTEVRTGTTEKLLARQLAVLVLDDPGLIGPAERRKISAWIERGGVLVRFAGPRLSQDKDTLLPVKLRQGDRILGGALSWQKPAALAPFGVNSPFNGLAIPKDVRVRRQVLAQPSLDLPEKTWARLADGTPLVTAEKRKRGWIVLVHTMANTGWSNLPLSGLFVDMLRRLVTLSQGVVSKPGGPPLAPVLVMDGFGRLGSPTADVTAIAGAEFAKTVPSPKHPPGFYGEEAERRALNLSAQMSNPKPLDVEAEGVREDVYGDRHEVDLRPWLLGAALILAVIDLAISLALRGLLTVSSATAVFVALVLSSHPSWAQSSESFAKKASLKTSIAYIKSGLKQVDSTSRSGLSMLSLIVERRTAAELGEPIAIDPATDDLSFFPLIYWPVTGRHATPSKAAVLQLNEYLRSGGTILFDTRDHQTGREAETMRRLALVLDIPPVQPVPVNHVLTRSFYLMREFPGRITGGRIWIERAGARINDGVSSVVVGNHDWAAAWAVDESQQPLFPVIPGGERQRELAFRFGINLVMYVLTGNYKSDQVHAPAILERLGQ; from the coding sequence TTGCTGGCGCTCGGTTCATTCTCATTTGTTGTTCCCTGGGCTTTGGCAGGACTCGCGGCAATCCCGATTATTTGGTGGATTCTCAGGGTCACACCACCGGCACCCCGGCGCGTGGCGTTCCCGCCGGTACGCCTGTTGTTGCGGATTTTGAACCGCGAGGAAAGTGCAGCCAAGGCGCCTTGGTGGTTACTGTTGCTAAGGCTGCTGCTCGTCGTCTGCGTCATATTGGGCGCGGCCCACCCCTTGCTGAACGCAGCCGATGAACTTCAGGGAGATGGCCCGTTAATCTTGGTTGTGGATGACGGTTGGGCGGCGGCGGCAAATTGGAAGGGTCGCCAAAATATGATGATGGGTCTGGTTGATCAGGCTGAACGAAGCGCCCGACCGGTAATAATTTTAACCACCGCACCTGACGGAACGAAAAGTGGCGAGTCAACGCTCCATATGTTGCAGGCAGTTGAGGCCAGACGATTTGTCCAGTCCCTGCAACCAAAACCCTGGCCGACGGGGCGCAAAGCCGTGCTTAAAACCTTGGTTCAGAATGAGGCACTGAAACAGGGAAAACCGGGCCACGTGGTTTGGTTGAGTGATGGCCTTGCAGGTCCATCAACAGATGCCTTTGTTCAGGTTTTGGGTCAGCTCGGCAAAGTGACGGTTGTCCGTGATTCTGCTGATTTTGTTCCGGTTGTTCTGCGTCCACCAGTTTCAAAAGGTACGGGACTTAACCTGACAGCGGTTCGGCCCATGTCCGAAGGTACAGCGACATTTAGTCTGCGGGCGTTTGGTCAGGACGGTCGTGCTCTTGCGCGCGAACCGTTGATCTTCGCCGATGGCAAGCAGACTGCGAACGTCCATCTAGACCTACCGCCAGAATTGCGCAACCGGCTGGCGCGGTTTGATATTGAGGCTCAGACAACGGCAGCTTCCCATGTTTTGGTGGATGAGCGTTGGCGGCGGCGGCCGGTCGGGATTCTTGACCGGGAGGCGGGGCTTTCGGATCAGCCGTTGCTCAGCGGTCACTATTATTTAAGGCGGGCGCTCAATCCGTTTACCGAAGTTCGCACGGGAACGACGGAGAAATTGCTCGCTCGACAATTGGCAGTCCTGGTGCTGGATGACCCAGGTCTGATTGGTCCTGCAGAGCGGCGAAAAATTTCCGCATGGATCGAACGCGGCGGTGTCTTGGTTCGATTTGCCGGGCCTCGGCTGTCACAAGACAAAGACACCTTGTTGCCCGTTAAGTTGCGCCAAGGGGACCGCATACTGGGCGGCGCCTTGTCTTGGCAGAAGCCAGCAGCCCTCGCACCCTTCGGGGTGAATAGCCCGTTCAATGGATTGGCCATCCCTAAGGATGTTCGTGTTCGGCGACAGGTTCTGGCGCAGCCGTCTTTGGATTTACCGGAAAAGACCTGGGCTCGGCTTGCCGACGGAACTCCGCTGGTCACAGCCGAAAAGCGGAAGCGGGGGTGGATCGTCCTGGTCCACACCATGGCCAATACCGGGTGGTCAAATCTGCCCTTGTCCGGGCTGTTCGTTGATATGCTTCGGCGTTTGGTCACGTTAAGCCAAGGGGTTGTATCCAAACCCGGTGGACCACCATTGGCACCTGTTTTGGTCATGGACGGCTTTGGCCGACTGGGATCGCCGACCGCAGACGTCACCGCCATTGCCGGAGCCGAATTTGCAAAGACTGTTCCTTCGCCGAAGCATCCCCCTGGGTTCTATGGCGAAGAGGCAGAGCGTCGGGCTTTAAATCTGTCGGCTCAAATGTCGAACCCAAAACCCTTAGACGTCGAGGCTGAAGGCGTGCGTGAAGATGTCTACGGTGATCGTCACGAAGTCGACCTCAGACCATGGTTATTGGGTGCAGCCTTGATCTTGGCGGTTATAGACCTCGCCATTAGCTTGGCATTGCGAGGGTTGTTGACAGTTTCTTCTGCGACGGCCGTGTTCGTGGCTCTGGTTTTGAGCAGTCATCCGAGCTGGGCTCAAAGCAGTGAATCGTTCGCCAAGAAGGCAAGCCTAAAGACAAGTATCGCCTATATTAAATCTGGATTAAAACAGGTGGATTCCACGTCTCGTTCAGGGCTATCGATGTTGAGCCTTATTGTTGAACGGCGCACAGCCGCGGAATTGGGTGAGCCTATTGCAATTGATCCGGCCACCGATGATCTCTCGTTTTTCCCACTTATATATTGGCCGGTCACCGGCAGGCACGCCACCCCATCCAAAGCTGCCGTGTTGCAGTTGAATGAATACCTGAGAAGCGGCGGCACGATCCTGTTTGATACGCGGGACCATCAGACTGGGCGGGAAGCCGAAACCATGCGCCGATTGGCGTTGGTTCTGGATATTCCTCCCGTACAACCCGTGCCGGTCAATCATGTGCTCACCCGTTCGTTTTATTTAATGCGGGAATTTCCGGGTCGAATTACCGGTGGGCGTATTTGGATTGAACGGGCAGGTGCCAGGATCAACGACGGCGTGTCGTCGGTTGTGGTCGGCAACCACGACTGGGCGGCGGCCTGGGCCGTGGATGAGTCGCAGCAGCCGTTATTTCCGGTAATCCCTGGTGGCGAACGTCAGCGCGAACTGGCTTTTCGCTTTGGCATAAATTTGGTGATGTACGTGCTGACTGGAAATTATAAATCCGACCAAGTCCACGCGCCAGCCATCCTGGAAAGGTTGGGTCAATGA
- a CDS encoding glutathione S-transferase family protein, with amino-acid sequence MGRLIDGAWHNEDRVKKEDGGRFVRKESVFRDWITADGSSGFKAEPGRYHLYVCLACPWAHRTMIFRKLKKLEDIISVSVVDVLNLEEGWSFHGDMPGCIPDTANGTEFLHQVYTKADPKITSKVTVPTLWDKQKQTIVNNESSEIIRMFNSAFNEFSDSDLDFYPEDLRPEIEAVNDRVLPNVNNGVYRTGFATSQEAYEESFLALFETLDWLEERFGKKRYLAGDRITEADWRLFTTLVRFDVAYHGHFKCNRKRIVDYPNMWGYLRELYQVPGVAETVNFDHIKAHYYGAQRSVNPTGIVAVGPDLDFMAPHGRESL; translated from the coding sequence ATGGGACGGCTGATTGACGGCGCTTGGCATAACGAAGACAGAGTTAAAAAAGAGGATGGCGGGAGGTTTGTTCGTAAAGAAAGCGTGTTTCGCGATTGGATAACCGCAGACGGCTCATCTGGTTTCAAGGCAGAGCCGGGGCGATATCACTTGTATGTTTGCCTGGCGTGCCCGTGGGCGCATCGGACGATGATCTTCCGTAAGCTCAAGAAACTGGAAGATATCATTTCTGTTTCCGTTGTTGATGTGCTGAACCTGGAAGAAGGGTGGTCGTTCCATGGTGACATGCCGGGATGCATACCGGACACCGCCAACGGCACCGAATTCTTGCACCAAGTCTATACCAAGGCCGATCCGAAGATCACCAGCAAGGTGACCGTGCCGACCCTGTGGGATAAGCAGAAACAGACAATTGTAAATAACGAGTCGTCTGAAATTATCCGTATGTTCAATAGCGCGTTTAACGAATTTAGCGACAGTGACTTGGACTTCTATCCTGAAGACCTGCGCCCTGAAATTGAGGCGGTCAATGACCGTGTCTTGCCGAACGTGAACAACGGCGTCTATCGCACCGGGTTCGCAACATCGCAAGAGGCTTATGAAGAATCGTTTTTGGCCTTGTTCGAAACCTTGGATTGGCTCGAAGAACGATTTGGCAAGAAGCGGTATCTGGCAGGAGACCGGATCACCGAAGCCGATTGGCGATTGTTTACGACTTTGGTTCGGTTCGATGTTGCCTATCACGGCCATTTCAAGTGCAACCGAAAACGTATTGTAGATTATCCCAATATGTGGGGATACTTGCGCGAACTGTATCAAGTTCCGGGCGTGGCCGAGACTGTGAATTTTGATCACATCAAGGCTCACTATTATGGTGCACAACGCTCCGTCAATCCGACTGGGATTGTGGCGGTGGGACCAGATTTAGATTTTATGGCACCACATGGAAGAGAGTCCCTATGA
- a CDS encoding DUF2336 domain-containing protein: protein MLSWVLGKKNKRKTKKRTKDDGSRPSYEEAKVIAQKGSLDERRQLASHEDLEPELLYYFANDKAPEVRREVADNDGTPLQADIILAKDEDEDVRCELARKIGRLIPNLSDDQTDKLTTLAIEVLEVLAKDNLPLVRSLVAEELKHSANIPHRIIRRLAEDVEEIVAAPILEYSPMLSDRDLLEIIAGGLKGGALVALSQRGSLNSDVADAIADTMDEEAVATLLVNESAQIREETLDKIVEEAPNKPGWHEPIVKRESLSTRIMKRIASFVSASLVDMLIERNNLREDLVEEIRKTVRKRIDSGELSENVVPHESAKERAEKAFEAGELTEGHIRKALSKKDNSYVRYALVHLSDLPLKGVSKMLNTGNAKAVTTLCWKCNLSMDLSVLLQETIAKVKPENLLKPTEDGGYPMEEEDMEWYVEFHSE from the coding sequence ATGCTATCCTGGGTTCTGGGCAAAAAAAATAAACGAAAGACTAAAAAACGCACCAAAGACGATGGCTCGCGCCCCTCTTATGAAGAAGCAAAGGTCATCGCGCAAAAGGGGTCGCTTGACGAACGTCGGCAGTTAGCGTCTCACGAGGACCTAGAGCCTGAACTGCTTTATTATTTCGCCAACGACAAGGCCCCTGAAGTCCGCCGCGAAGTCGCCGATAATGACGGCACGCCGCTTCAAGCCGACATTATTCTTGCCAAAGACGAAGATGAAGATGTCCGTTGTGAGTTGGCCCGCAAGATCGGGCGTCTGATCCCGAACTTGAGCGATGATCAAACAGACAAACTGACGACCCTCGCCATAGAAGTTTTGGAAGTCCTGGCAAAAGACAACTTGCCGTTGGTTCGGTCCCTTGTCGCGGAAGAACTGAAGCATTCCGCTAATATTCCGCATCGCATCATCCGCCGTCTCGCCGAAGATGTTGAAGAAATCGTCGCGGCACCCATTCTAGAATATTCACCGATGCTGAGCGACCGCGACCTGCTTGAAATTATCGCCGGGGGCCTCAAAGGCGGCGCCTTGGTTGCCCTATCACAACGCGGCAGCCTGAACAGTGACGTCGCCGATGCTATCGCGGATACCATGGATGAAGAAGCGGTTGCGACTTTGTTGGTGAATGAAAGTGCACAAATTCGAGAAGAAACCCTGGATAAAATTGTAGAAGAAGCCCCCAACAAACCGGGCTGGCATGAACCCATTGTCAAGCGCGAGAGCCTTTCCACTCGGATCATGAAACGTATCGCGTCGTTTGTGAGCGCATCGCTGGTGGACATGCTGATTGAAAGAAATAACTTGCGTGAAGATCTGGTCGAAGAAATTCGCAAAACCGTACGCAAGCGTATCGACAGCGGCGAACTTAGCGAAAATGTAGTCCCGCATGAATCCGCAAAAGAACGTGCAGAAAAAGCGTTTGAAGCGGGCGAACTCACGGAAGGACACATCAGAAAGGCGCTGAGTAAAAAAGACAATTCCTACGTCCGGTATGCCCTAGTTCACCTGTCCGACTTGCCGTTGAAAGGTGTCTCTAAAATGCTCAACACAGGCAATGCCAAGGCGGTAACCACGCTGTGCTGGAAATGCAATTTGAGTATGGATTTGTCGGTTCTGCTACAAGAAACCATCGCCAAGGTAAAACCAGAAAATCTGCTTAAACCGACCGAAGACGGTGGTTATCCAATGGAAGAAGAAGACATGGAGTGGTACGTTGAGTTTCATTCGGAGTAG
- the gcvPB gene encoding aminomethyl-transferring glycine dehydrogenase subunit GcvPB: MIDTQNTLTGHQGLRFEEPLIFEQDSPGASGVDVPEIPDHASKLGGLERSEPIGLPGLSEPQVVRHYLRLSQQNYSIDSGFYPLGSCTMKYNPRVNEKVARLPGLGDLHPLQPTQTVPGALELMDLCATWLKTLTGMPAVALSPAAGAHGELTGLMTIRAALEASGNPRKRVLVPDSAHGTNPASAHACGYTVESIPADDRGRVDIQAMRELLDEDVAAIMLTNPNTCGLFENEIIEIAKAVHDVGAYFYCDGANFNAIVGRVRPGDLGIDAMHLNLHKTFSTPHGGGGPGSGPVVLSKPLAPFAPLPYVIHGPDGFELVEQDDRPDVQPLGRVKGFHGQFGMLSRTLSYMMSLGGDGLAQVSGDAVLSANYLLTKLKDTLSASFEGPCMHEALFDDRFLEGTGVTTLDFAKALIDQGFHPMTMYFPLVVHGALLIEPTETESKETLDLFVKTMTEMAAKAKAGDVAFFTEAPKLTPRRRLDETLAARKPILVWKSDSEQD; encoded by the coding sequence ATGATCGATACTCAAAACACCCTGACAGGACACCAAGGACTAAGGTTCGAGGAGCCTTTGATCTTTGAACAAGACAGCCCGGGAGCTTCCGGCGTGGATGTCCCTGAGATCCCGGATCACGCATCGAAACTTGGCGGCCTAGAACGCAGCGAACCTATTGGTCTACCCGGCCTGTCGGAACCGCAGGTTGTCCGCCATTATCTCCGTCTCAGCCAGCAAAACTATAGCATCGACAGTGGCTTCTATCCGTTGGGGTCCTGCACCATGAAATACAATCCGCGGGTGAACGAGAAAGTTGCGCGACTGCCCGGGTTGGGCGACCTGCACCCCCTCCAACCGACGCAGACCGTACCAGGGGCGCTTGAACTCATGGACCTCTGCGCGACATGGCTGAAGACCTTAACAGGTATGCCCGCCGTGGCCCTATCCCCTGCGGCTGGTGCACATGGGGAATTAACCGGGCTCATGACTATTCGCGCGGCATTAGAAGCTTCTGGCAATCCGCGTAAGCGTGTTCTGGTGCCCGATTCCGCCCATGGCACCAACCCAGCGAGTGCACATGCTTGTGGCTATACAGTCGAATCCATTCCAGCCGACGACCGGGGACGGGTCGATATTCAGGCCATGCGAGAGCTGTTGGACGAAGACGTCGCTGCAATCATGCTGACCAATCCCAATACCTGCGGCTTGTTCGAAAATGAAATTATAGAAATCGCCAAGGCGGTGCATGACGTCGGCGCGTATTTCTATTGTGACGGCGCGAACTTTAACGCCATCGTCGGTCGCGTGCGGCCGGGTGATCTTGGCATCGACGCCATGCACTTGAACCTGCACAAAACATTTTCTACGCCTCATGGCGGTGGTGGCCCGGGCAGCGGCCCTGTGGTTCTATCAAAGCCTTTGGCTCCTTTCGCGCCATTACCCTATGTCATTCATGGTCCCGATGGTTTTGAACTGGTTGAACAGGACGACCGCCCCGATGTGCAACCCTTAGGCCGCGTAAAAGGTTTCCACGGCCAGTTCGGCATGCTGTCCAGAACATTATCTTATATGATGAGCCTTGGCGGTGATGGTCTAGCGCAGGTATCTGGCGATGCGGTACTGTCTGCCAATTACCTTCTCACAAAATTAAAAGATACTCTGAGCGCGTCGTTCGAAGGCCCTTGTATGCATGAAGCGTTATTCGATGATCGTTTCCTTGAAGGCACGGGCGTTACGACCTTGGATTTTGCCAAGGCCCTGATTGACCAAGGTTTCCATCCGATGACCATGTACTTTCCGCTGGTCGTCCATGGCGCACTGTTGATTGAACCAACTGAAACCGAAAGCAAGGAAACCTTAGATCTGTTTGTTAAAACGATGACGGAAATGGCTGCCAAGGCCAAGGCAGGAGACGTCGCATTCTTCACCGAAGCGCCTAAGCTGACACCCCGCCGTCGCTTGGATGAAACCCTGGCGGCGCGAAAGCCGATACTGGTTTGGAAATCGGACTCAGAACAGGATTAG
- the gcvPA gene encoding aminomethyl-transferring glycine dehydrogenase subunit GcvPA: MRYLPLTDTNRREMLDVIGAGSIEDLFCDVPEAARLKAPLDLPNSADEQTVEAALRSLANKNISPSNVPSFLGAGIYHHHIPAAVDHLIQRGEFLTAYTPYQPEVSQGTLQAMFEFQTQVAMLTGMDVANASLYDGATACAEAVLMAQRVTRRTKAILSGALHPHYRDVTETSARFMGSNMIASAPDQNGDEDLISLIDEETACVVAQNPGFFGHVRDLTPLAEACHDKGALLVVIVTEIFSLGAIKSPGDMGADIVAAEGQSLGNSAGFGGPTVGLMAVRQKFLRQLPGRLVGQTVDADGKRGFVLTLSTREQHIRREKATSNICTNAGLCALAFSIHLSQLGEAGFTGLAKLNHARAVQLSERLSAIDGLTVLNDTFFNEFTIALPKLAAGVIDELAGKDLLGGVPVSRLYPNDSGLEALLLVAATETTTDADMTMLIDGLVEVLK, encoded by the coding sequence ATGCGTTATTTGCCGCTGACTGATACCAACCGGCGAGAGATGCTCGACGTCATTGGCGCGGGCTCGATTGAAGATCTGTTCTGCGATGTACCGGAAGCGGCGCGTCTGAAAGCGCCGCTCGACCTGCCCAACTCTGCGGATGAGCAGACTGTAGAGGCCGCGTTGAGGTCATTGGCGAATAAAAATATCAGCCCGTCAAATGTTCCGTCGTTCCTGGGTGCCGGCATCTACCACCATCATATTCCGGCCGCCGTGGATCACCTGATCCAGCGCGGGGAATTTTTGACCGCCTACACCCCGTACCAACCAGAGGTCTCGCAAGGCACCTTGCAGGCGATGTTTGAATTCCAAACCCAAGTGGCGATGCTGACCGGCATGGATGTGGCAAACGCGTCGCTTTACGATGGCGCAACGGCGTGTGCCGAAGCCGTCCTAATGGCGCAACGCGTCACGCGAAGAACCAAAGCGATTTTGTCCGGCGCACTCCACCCGCATTACCGCGACGTCACGGAAACATCTGCCCGGTTCATGGGCAGCAACATGATTGCGAGCGCGCCAGATCAAAATGGTGATGAAGACTTAATTTCCTTGATCGATGAAGAGACCGCCTGCGTGGTTGCCCAAAATCCTGGATTTTTCGGTCACGTTCGTGATCTCACGCCCCTAGCAGAAGCCTGTCACGATAAGGGTGCTCTGCTGGTTGTAATCGTCACGGAAATCTTTTCACTGGGCGCGATTAAGTCACCTGGTGATATGGGCGCCGATATTGTCGCGGCGGAAGGTCAATCTCTGGGTAACTCTGCAGGCTTTGGGGGACCGACTGTTGGTCTGATGGCCGTGCGTCAAAAGTTTCTGCGACAACTGCCTGGCCGATTGGTCGGCCAAACCGTGGATGCGGATGGCAAACGCGGGTTCGTGCTGACCCTATCCACCCGCGAACAACACATCCGCCGGGAAAAAGCGACGAGTAATATCTGTACCAACGCGGGCCTGTGTGCGTTGGCATTTTCGATCCACCTGAGTCAATTGGGAGAAGCGGGCTTTACAGGACTTGCGAAACTTAACCATGCCCGCGCCGTTCAATTGTCAGAGAGACTAAGCGCCATTGATGGCCTTACGGTCCTCAACGACACCTTTTTCAACGAATTTACAATTGCGCTGCCCAAACTCGCCGCAGGCGTTATTGATGAACTTGCCGGGAAAGACCTGCTTGGGGGTGTGCCAGTCTCAAGGCTGTATCCAAACGACTCTGGTCTTGAAGCTCTTCTGCTGGTCGCGGCGACAGAAACCACGACCGACGCTGATATGACAATGCTAATAGATGGGCTAGTGGAGGTTTTGAAATGA
- the gcvH gene encoding glycine cleavage system protein GcvH, with product MAELKFTEEHEWVRVEGTTATVGISDFAQEQLGDVVFIELPDVGKALKKGDEGAVVESVKAASEVFSPVNGEITEVNEALNDEPGLVNSDPMGNGWFFKITIADAADLDGMMDEAAYKAFAEG from the coding sequence ATGGCTGAATTAAAATTTACCGAAGAACACGAATGGGTTCGGGTTGAAGGCACCACAGCAACTGTGGGCATCAGCGATTTCGCGCAAGAGCAATTGGGCGACGTGGTGTTTATTGAACTGCCAGATGTCGGCAAGGCGTTGAAGAAAGGCGACGAAGGTGCGGTTGTAGAATCGGTTAAGGCAGCCAGTGAAGTATTTTCCCCGGTCAACGGCGAAATCACCGAGGTAAATGAGGCCTTAAATGATGAACCCGGCCTGGTCAATTCCGATCCCATGGGGAACGGATGGTTTTTCAAAATAACCATTGCCGATGCCGCCGACCTGGACGGAATGATGGACGAAGCAGCCTACAAGGCATTTGCGGAAGGATAA